One region of Juglans regia cultivar Chandler chromosome 4, Walnut 2.0, whole genome shotgun sequence genomic DNA includes:
- the LOC108986593 gene encoding probable xyloglucan endotransglucosylase/hydrolase protein 32, producing the protein MDFFPFLLLILMVPLTSSNAQRPPSPGYWPSSKFRSMSFYDGYRNLWGPTHQRFDQNALTIWLDHTSGSGFKSVRAFRSGYFGASIKLQPGYTAGVITAFYLSNNEAHPGFHDEVDIEFLGTTFGKPYTLQTNVYIRGSGDGKIIGREMKFHLWFDPTKNFHHYAILWSPKELIFLVDDVPIRRYPRKSAATFPLRPMWVYGSIWDASSWATEDGKYKADYRYQPFMAQYTNFKASGCSAYAPTWCRPLSASPSRSGRLTRQQNWAMRWVQSHHLVYDYCRDPKRDHSLTPECWG; encoded by the exons ATGGATTTCTTTCCATTCCTACTTCTAATCCTTATGGTCCCTTTGACTTCAAGCAATGCTCAAAGGCCACCTTCTCCTGGCTACTGGCCAAGCTCTAAGTTCAGGTCCATGAGCTTTTATGATGGATATAGAAACCTCTGGGGTCCTACCCACCAAAGATTTGACCAAAATGCATTGACAATCTGGCTCGATCATACTTCAG GAAGTGGGTTCAAGTCTGTTCGTGCATTTCGATCTGGGTACTTTGGTGCCTCCATTAAGCTTCAACCTGGTTACACTGCAGGAGTCATAACTGCTTTCTAC CTCTCCAACAATGAAGCTCATCCAGGTTTCCACGATGAAGTGGACATTGAGTTCCTGGGAACGACATTTGGGAAGCCTTATACCTTGCAGACCAATGTTTACATCAGAGGGAGTGGGGATGGGAAGATTATTGGCAGAGAGATGAAGTTTCACTTATGGTTTGACCCCACCAAGAATTTTCATCACTATGCTATTTTGTGGAGTCCTAAAGAGCTCAT ATTCCTTGTGGATGATGTTCCCATCAGAAGGTACCCGAGGAAGAGTGCTGCAACCTTTCCACTGAGGCCAATGTGGGTTTATGGTTCTATATGGGATGCCTCCTCATGGGCCACTGAAGATGGCAAATATAAAGCTGACTATAGGTACCAGCCATTCATGGCACAGTATACCAATTTCAAGGCCAGCGGTTGCTCCGCCTATGCTCCCACTTGGTGCCGCCCGCTCTCCGCCTCTCCTTCCCGCTCCGGAAGACTGACCAGACAACAAAACTGGGCCATGAGATGGGTTCAAAGCCACCATTTGGTGTATGACTATTGCAGGGACCCCAAGAGAGACCATTCCCTAACACCTGAGTGCTGGGGTTGA